GAATTGAAGTATTGGGTGCAGATGATTTTATTCCCAAGTCTTCCGATATTGATTCAATAATCAGCAGGGTAAAATCCCTTCTTGGGATTGATGAATAATCAAATTTTCCTGCAAATGATTGCTTTTTCAGGTGTGAGAAACAGGTGGAACTTTGTTTCCCCTTCTAAGCCATCTTCGACAATATTCCTGAACTCCCAGTAATGTTTTGGATTGACGTTTCCTCGCAAAAGAGCGTTTCCGGCTTTGTGCTGTCGAAGCTTTTGGTTGATTGTCGTGGGATCAGGATCAACAATATCAGTAACTTCATAGCAATTCTTAAAAAAAGGATGCATGCAATTGTTTTTAGAAGTAAGCAGCATTCTCTTGCTATCTACTATATAAGCTTTCAATGAGCATTCAGTTTCAATACTATCGCTGAGTTCTCCAAGCAAACCTGCCTGCAAAATGACAGGATCCGGCTCAAAAGCAAACATTTCCAGCTTTTCTGCTTCTTCAACATTTGTTTTGCTTCCTGTGGAACACAGTGTCTCTTCGGAAGGAAGTGTAGTAGCCGATATGTCACATTTTTTCAAATCACCGAAGTAAAGGTTAAGTCTGTTTAGTTTACCTTTGAAAGAGAGGTATTCCTTTTCACATGAAAACGGTATTCTCTCTGGTGTAAGTTGTGGAGGAACTTCAAAAGCAAAACTTGTCGTCTTGTGGGCATAGGCTTCCATCACTTTGTCTATGGGGGGCTGAAGATTTCTTATATCTCTTCTTTCTTCGGAAGGTGGGCGTGCAGGGTCCGAAAATATAATGTCCACTTCGGGGATTTTGCTTATTATTTCTCTGGAAAGTGCATCTCCGCAAAAGAATTCCACGTTTGTTATTCCATACCTGCGGCAATTTTCTCTTGCATGTTTTACTTTAACAGGATCAAGATCGATTGCAAAGACTTTCTCACATTGCTTTGCAAAAGCAATTGTCTGTCCTCCGATGCCACAACTTATGTCGGCAAGAATGTTG
The window above is part of the Methanohalophilus levihalophilus genome. Proteins encoded here:
- a CDS encoding methyltransferase domain-containing protein → MARKKKYSKEISADKPGLRFATPEEVAEYRAKRLKCNILADISCGIGGQTIAFAKQCEKVFAIDLDPVKVKHARENCRRYGITNVEFFCGDALSREIISKIPEVDIIFSDPARPPSEERRDIRNLQPPIDKVMEAYAHKTTSFAFEVPPQLTPERIPFSCEKEYLSFKGKLNRLNLYFGDLKKCDISATTLPSEETLCSTGSKTNVEEAEKLEMFAFEPDPVILQAGLLGELSDSIETECSLKAYIVDSKRMLLTSKNNCMHPFFKNCYEVTDIVDPDPTTINQKLRQHKAGNALLRGNVNPKHYWEFRNIVEDGLEGETKFHLFLTPEKAIICRKI